Within the Miscanthus floridulus cultivar M001 chromosome 17, ASM1932011v1, whole genome shotgun sequence genome, the region ggaaagccaGCAGTTCCTGTAGTGCTAGCTACCAAATTGATAGGCATGCATAAATTACAAGGCGACGATTGCAACACGGAAGTGAGCGCGACCTGAGACGAGGTTACCTATCTATGTAGTTGAGTGCAAGTAAGAAAAATATACTCTGGAGAGATTCACAGCAGCAGTAatttctctctatatatatacttAGCCAGCAGTTCTCCTTGAAACCACAAGAGTGGAAGGCTGGAAGCAGCATCATGAGGACCTGCAACTACATTTCTGCTGCTGtggcatcgccgccgccgctcatCAGGCAATGGCCAGGCGGCATTTCATGGCGGCGGCCCAGCAGGTTGCAATGTTCCGCCACAAGAACACGCCATCAAGATGACCCTGACAACAAAGGTGACAACCGCCTGAAGCAGAACACTGGCATTTTCCACCCATCCATATGGGGAGATACCTTCCTCGGCTACTCCAACCCAGCAGCTTCATCGCAACAACAGGTATCTGGCTATTTACAGATATAGTACTTTCTTTTCTCATCGGATACCTGTAATTATATTTGTGATATATTCTTAGGTTTTTCTTCTAATGgaataatgaaaattatatttgaATTGTACTATTTTCGGCAGATGACAGAACGAGAGGATAAACTCAAGGAAGAAGTGGCCGAAATGATAGCGAGTTCATCTACTGCGACTGCTGCTAGTAGGCTGCAACTCATCGATGCATTGGAGCGTCTATGCTTGGATCATCTGTTCGAAGAAGAGATCAGTGCGGCACTAGCACAGATTGAGACTGCTGATGTCAGCGGCTATGATCTTGGGACTGTAGCACTGTGGTTTTGTCTACTTCGAAAACATCGATACACGGTCTCGCCAGGTAGCGACACACGAACATACACCGCAACTAATCACTGCATTACCAAGTCTTAGAATAAAGGATATATATATTGTGCTCCGTTCATTCCAAATTAGTATTATAAGCAGCGACGAAGCCAGCGGGGGGCTACCCGTGCTCCAGCCCCCCCCTACGGCCATGATTTACATGGAGCCCGCCGGGCTACcgccatgaggaggaagaagaaggcaaggaggggctggaagaagaagaagaggaagccagccctggcttcgtcgattcctggcttcgtcgctgattataagatattttagcttttctagacaCGTAACTTTTGCTATACGtcatgtcttataatttggaaagcatgtatctagaaaaatcaaaacatcttataatttgaaatggaggcggTACTTTCTTCAACTTATCGAAATTCAAGCTGAAAAAATCTGCACCATATTTCAGATGTGTTTGTGAGGTTCAAAGACGAAGAAGGAGGTTTTCTAGTGGACGGTCCTAAAGACCTACTGAACCTTTACAATGCTTCGCATATGAGGACCCATGGAGAGGTAATACTCGAGGAAGCTGTACTATTCAGCCAAACACGTTTAGAAAGAATGATACCTTACATGGAAGAGTCATCATTGGCACGTGAAATAAAATCTTCACTTGAGATCCCTCTTCCTAGAAGAGTTAGAATTTACGAGTCAAAGTATTACATCTCTGCGTATGAGAAAGATGCCACGTTGCATGAGACGGTGTTGCAACTTGCAAAGTTGAACTCAAATATTATGCAGCTCCATCACCGACAAGAGCTGGATATCATTACAAGGTCAAGTAACTCTTTTCATTACGAATTTATCATCTAATTATATTTCATATTGCAAACTAATTCCATTATATTACTGATAATAGTACCTCTAATAAATTTATAGGTGGTGGAAGGATATGGATATTGAATCGAGGCTTCCATTTGCTCGAGATAGAATCGTGGAGTGCTATTTGTGGATATTAGGGGTATACTACGAACCATGTTATTCACGAGCCCGAATAATATTGACAATGAATATAGCAATTGCGACCATTGTGGATGATATTTTTTATTCTTATGCAACTCCCGAAGAATGTGAATTATTTACCAAGTGCATGGAAAGGTTTGTATTGCTTCCCTACTTAAAagtatctttatcttaggttCACAGAAATTGTGTCTATCTTTACAGTAGAAAATATACATGGAAGAATAAAGAAAAATCTATGCTACTTTTTCTAGCTATAATTTATATGTATGTGTTCGATTAGAAAAAGGGGGTCAAAGTTCTTTATATATGATGTTAGAAAAAT harbors:
- the LOC136518681 gene encoding alpha-terpineol synthase, chloroplastic-like is translated as MRTCNYISAAVASPPPLIRQWPGGISWRRPSRLQCSATRTRHQDDPDNKGDNRLKQNTGIFHPSIWGDTFLGYSNPAASSQQQMTEREDKLKEEVAEMIASSSTATAASRLQLIDALERLCLDHLFEEEISAALAQIETADVSGYDLGTVALWFCLLRKHRYTVSPDVFVRFKDEEGGFLVDGPKDLLNLYNASHMRTHGEVILEEAVLFSQTRLERMIPYMEESSLAREIKSSLEIPLPRRVRIYESKYYISAYEKDATLHETVLQLAKLNSNIMQLHHRQELDIITRWWKDMDIESRLPFARDRIVECYLWILGVYYEPCYSRARIILTMNIAIATIVDDIFYSYATPEECELFTKCMESWDSKGARDLPECMKFALEKIFNSYETIENMLRQEEKYRMPYLRYSAKDIVRSYNKEVKMLQEGYIPKSVEEHLKVSMMTGGCPFLSCASLVGMHDIATEECFDWVSSVPRMVQALSVILRLVDDLESYERERLIPHVASTIDSYMKEHNVSIEVARGQIHVLKEESWKDFNSEWLNTDNNAYPKQILERIFNLTRTMEFMYNKGENFTNCHNLKDTVDSLLLAEPFAIPI